One Mycolicibacterium pulveris genomic region harbors:
- a CDS encoding WhiB family transcriptional regulator — protein MNVDEDWPRRAVCRGMDPELFFPGEKDTPAQRAAIAICQRCPVREPCLASAKRSGVTYGVFGGVFINHVMTGRPGRPEAPCGTSGARMRHRNRGETCRTCGIDQTARR, from the coding sequence ATGAACGTCGATGAGGATTGGCCGCGGCGGGCGGTGTGCCGCGGCATGGACCCCGAATTGTTCTTCCCGGGCGAGAAAGACACCCCGGCGCAGCGGGCCGCGATCGCGATCTGCCAACGCTGCCCCGTCCGTGAGCCGTGCCTGGCGTCGGCCAAGAGGTCGGGCGTCACCTACGGGGTGTTCGGCGGCGTGTTCATCAACCACGTGATGACCGGGCGGCCGGGCCGGCCGGAAGCGCCGTGCGGGACGAGCGGGGCGCGGATGCGTCACCGTAACCGCGGCGAAACCTGCCGAACCTGCGGCATCGACCAGACGGCACGCCGATGA
- a CDS encoding helix-turn-helix transcriptional regulator, which produces MTTTAAEPPPRRWAKKPDAAAYVDVYPETIDNWVERGLIRAYKFGPRLVRYDLNEIDAMGAAATAQEAANG; this is translated from the coding sequence TTGACCACCACCGCCGCTGAACCGCCGCCGCGCCGCTGGGCGAAGAAACCCGACGCCGCCGCCTATGTCGACGTCTACCCCGAAACCATCGACAACTGGGTCGAACGCGGCCTGATCCGCGCCTACAAATTCGGGCCACGTCTCGTCCGCTACGACCTCAACGAAATCGACGCGATGGGTGCCGCCGCAACAGCCCAGGAGGCAGCCAATGGGTAG
- a CDS encoding flagellar hook-length control protein has product MSGDQAAVKAAKKAAVGAAMDLAEDIAMGRVDVAELRALVAEECRALFGTVVGPADPLWGLQCDVMRQCAALGGMSWEEHAEWAAVFRPADAAEPGVSWIEQVLAEGADDDG; this is encoded by the coding sequence GTGAGCGGCGACCAGGCCGCGGTGAAGGCGGCGAAGAAGGCGGCTGTGGGTGCGGCGATGGACCTGGCCGAGGACATCGCGATGGGCCGCGTCGACGTCGCCGAACTGCGCGCGCTGGTCGCCGAGGAGTGCCGGGCGCTGTTCGGGACGGTGGTCGGGCCGGCTGATCCGCTGTGGGGGCTTCAGTGCGATGTGATGCGGCAGTGCGCGGCGTTGGGTGGGATGTCGTGGGAGGAGCACGCGGAGTGGGCGGCGGTGTTCCGGCCCGCCGACGCCGCCGAGCCGGGGGTGTCGTGGATCGAGCAGGTGTTGGCCGAAGGCGCCGACGACGACGGCTAG
- a CDS encoding ABC transporter ATP-binding protein, with product MHDLPTTPARAQSRFAVQIDGLTKRFGRIVAVSALDLTVQRGEVFGFLGPNGAGKSTTIRMMLGLIRPDAGRVTVLGTDAADVRRAHECLAYVPADVSLWPFLTGAEILELMANLGPPVDLEYRAELVERFALDLDRPAKAYSTGNRQKVAIVAAFATRAPLLILDEPTSGLDPLMEREFRRCIDEAKQRNQTVFLSSHQLAEVEAVCDRVAILRSGRLVEIDTIADLRRLRRTVVEVSFQHDEPRLADVPGVTDVDRIGDNRLRFNMSGPPSAALRALAAVEISSVAMREPNLEEIFLDYYGELSR from the coding sequence ATGCACGATCTGCCCACCACGCCTGCGCGTGCGCAATCGCGATTTGCTGTTCAGATCGATGGCCTGACCAAACGTTTCGGGCGAATCGTCGCGGTCAGTGCCCTCGACCTGACCGTGCAGCGGGGTGAAGTGTTCGGATTTCTCGGCCCCAACGGGGCCGGGAAGTCGACGACGATCCGCATGATGCTCGGCCTCATCCGCCCTGATGCGGGACGGGTCACCGTCCTCGGCACCGACGCCGCTGATGTCCGTCGGGCTCACGAATGTCTGGCGTATGTGCCTGCCGACGTCAGCCTCTGGCCGTTCCTCACCGGCGCGGAGATCCTGGAGTTGATGGCCAATCTGGGCCCACCGGTCGACCTCGAGTACCGGGCAGAACTCGTCGAACGCTTCGCGCTGGATCTCGACCGGCCGGCCAAAGCCTATTCCACCGGCAACCGGCAGAAGGTGGCGATCGTGGCGGCGTTCGCCACCCGGGCCCCGCTGCTGATCCTCGATGAACCCACCAGCGGTCTGGATCCATTGATGGAAAGGGAGTTTCGGCGTTGCATCGACGAGGCCAAACAGCGGAACCAGACGGTGTTCTTGAGCTCGCACCAGCTCGCCGAAGTCGAGGCGGTGTGCGATCGGGTCGCCATCCTGCGTTCCGGCCGCCTCGTCGAAATCGACACCATCGCCGACCTGCGACGGCTGCGCCGAACCGTGGTGGAGGTGTCCTTCCAGCATGACGAGCCGCGACTCGCCGATGTGCCTGGCGTCACCGACGTCGATCGTATCGGAGACAACCGGCTGCGGTTCAACATGTCCGGCCCGCCGAGCGCCGCGCTGCGCGCCCTGGCCGCGGTCGAGATCAGCAGCGTCGCCATGCGCGAGCCCAACCTCGAGGAGATCTTCCTCGATTATTACGGCGAGCTGTCGCGATGA
- a CDS encoding ABC transporter permease, which yields MTTGTVTARHAAPARPTPRSATTRLATRQVRRGTVIVFAVCAGMSFLVAAQYKSTFQDALSPEALRALAENPAIRVLFGTPMALDDAGGFTVWRTGTPLLVVAGVWIMLAAVRITRGEEDTGRWDFLLSGTLRVSDTLRSCALALACSALVISLGVWAALLAAGTAAWGATLYAAGFLGVTLTFAAAGFVAAQLMPNRPRAVGTAVGFLGASLLLRMIADAATTLAGLAWISPLGLIARTAPFADNRVAPLAVLACYPVALGTAAMAISASRDVGSGLLTVSDSRAPRPRLLGSVMGFAVRRSLRSTLGWAAAIATYFVVFGATIASILEFFEQNPRFADLAAAAGFAGLNSAEGFCAALLALCALATGMYADTRIGAFVDDEQARRATLLFASPVSRAGLLSTEIAVVAFGVLALHVTAAAGITVGAAVTGAPLSFSDAVAGALNTAPIAALALGAAALAAGWSPSAVTAVGAVPVVGGFLLNVVAESMHAPGWVGNLSPFVHVQPVPLLGPDWAALGVLVSISAVLAAIEMAGYRRRDLTS from the coding sequence ATGACCACCGGAACGGTCACCGCCAGGCATGCCGCGCCCGCACGGCCAACGCCGAGAAGTGCGACCACCAGGCTCGCCACCCGGCAGGTTCGTCGCGGCACTGTGATCGTGTTCGCAGTGTGCGCCGGGATGTCGTTCCTTGTTGCCGCACAATACAAGTCGACATTCCAGGACGCGCTGAGCCCGGAAGCTCTCCGCGCGCTGGCTGAAAACCCAGCCATCCGAGTGCTTTTCGGCACACCAATGGCACTCGACGACGCGGGCGGCTTCACTGTCTGGCGGACGGGCACTCCGCTGCTGGTGGTGGCCGGCGTGTGGATCATGCTCGCCGCTGTCCGCATCACCCGCGGGGAAGAGGACACCGGCCGCTGGGATTTCCTGCTGTCCGGCACTCTTCGGGTTTCCGATACGTTGCGCAGTTGCGCTCTTGCGCTCGCCTGCAGCGCCCTGGTGATCAGCCTCGGCGTTTGGGCCGCGCTGCTGGCCGCCGGCACCGCCGCATGGGGCGCAACTCTTTACGCAGCCGGCTTTCTCGGTGTGACGTTGACGTTCGCCGCGGCCGGGTTCGTAGCCGCCCAGCTGATGCCCAACAGACCGAGAGCCGTCGGCACCGCGGTCGGGTTTCTCGGCGCCAGTCTCCTGCTGCGGATGATCGCAGACGCCGCAACGACGCTGGCCGGACTCGCGTGGATCAGCCCCCTCGGTCTGATCGCCCGAACCGCACCGTTCGCCGACAACAGGGTCGCCCCGCTGGCGGTGCTTGCGTGCTACCCGGTCGCGCTGGGGACGGCAGCGATGGCCATTTCGGCTTCGCGGGACGTGGGAAGCGGGTTGTTGACGGTATCGGACAGTCGTGCGCCGCGCCCGCGATTGCTTGGCTCGGTCATGGGATTCGCCGTGCGGCGTTCCCTGCGGTCGACGCTGGGCTGGGCCGCCGCGATCGCGACGTACTTTGTGGTATTCGGCGCCACCATCGCGTCGATACTTGAATTCTTCGAGCAGAATCCGCGATTCGCGGACTTGGCCGCGGCCGCCGGCTTTGCCGGTCTCAACTCGGCCGAGGGGTTTTGCGCGGCGCTGCTGGCCCTGTGCGCCCTCGCGACGGGAATGTACGCGGACACCAGGATCGGGGCGTTCGTCGACGACGAACAGGCACGTCGCGCGACGCTGTTGTTCGCCTCACCCGTCTCTCGAGCGGGGCTGTTGAGCACCGAGATCGCGGTGGTCGCATTCGGGGTGCTGGCTCTGCACGTCACCGCCGCGGCCGGTATCACCGTCGGCGCCGCCGTGACAGGCGCTCCGCTGAGCTTCTCCGATGCCGTTGCCGGGGCGCTGAACACCGCGCCGATCGCCGCATTGGCGCTCGGCGCTGCGGCGCTGGCCGCGGGGTGGTCACCGTCGGCGGTCACCGCCGTCGGCGCTGTGCCGGTGGTCGGTGGATTCCTGCTCAACGTCGTCGCCGAGAGCATGCACGCACCGGGGTGGGTGGGAAACCTGTCGCCGTTCGTGCATGTGCAACCCGTGCCCCTCCTGGGTCCGGATTGGGCGGCGCTGGGGGTGCTGGTGAGCATCTCCGCTGTCTTGGCCGCGATCGAAATGGCGGGGTATCGACGCCGAGACCTGACATCATGA
- a CDS encoding MSMEG_6728 family protein, with amino-acid sequence MQTFLPYPGFDASARVLDRRRLGKQRVETIQVLRALTVPGYGWRHHPAAAMWAGYEEALVRYGLDVCAVWCESGGADTCAATLATDLTKGTGLTVVRTQKELAAADELPPWLGDKEFHRSHQSSLVRKDPGHYRQYFGDVPDDLPYVWPSSDRQRRIQ; translated from the coding sequence GTGCAAACGTTCCTGCCGTACCCCGGCTTTGACGCTTCCGCGCGTGTGCTCGACCGGCGCAGACTCGGTAAGCAGCGGGTGGAGACCATCCAGGTGCTGCGCGCGCTGACCGTGCCAGGTTACGGCTGGCGCCACCATCCCGCGGCCGCGATGTGGGCGGGATACGAGGAGGCACTGGTTCGTTACGGCCTCGACGTGTGCGCGGTGTGGTGTGAGAGCGGCGGCGCCGACACGTGCGCGGCAACCCTTGCCACCGACTTGACGAAGGGCACGGGGCTGACCGTGGTACGGACCCAGAAGGAGTTGGCCGCCGCCGACGAACTGCCACCGTGGTTGGGCGACAAGGAGTTTCATCGCAGTCACCAGTCGTCGTTGGTCCGCAAGGATCCCGGCCACTATCGACAGTATTTCGGTGACGTGCCCGACGACCTGCCCTACGTGTGGCCGTCATCAGACCGCCAGCGCCGGATCCAGTGA
- a CDS encoding class I SAM-dependent RNA methyltransferase, whose protein sequence is MSAPVDAAEHDLTLTTGPAANGGSCVARHDGRVVFVRCALPGETVRARVVADHGKYWHAYVVEVIEPSADRVDPLCPIAGVDGAGCCDMAFATPEALRRLKGFVVANQLARLGGFRWLDEDRAVAEPVGVSGATGWRTRVRLHTAADGRLGFHRYHSSEVITELGCAQLPAGMVDGLNERTWPPGAQVHVALDDDGRRHVVQTGPRTGRRAATQVIEGDYEAVQRIGQRTWRVPVTAFWQAHRDAARVYTELVAELAQLDRGMTAWDLYGGAGIFAAVLAEAVGDGGRVVTVDTSRGSSRAARAALADLGWVSVVTDSVRRALMAQRQRADVAVLDPPRSGAGREVIALLAEAGVPRVIHIGCEAAAFARDVGLYRSHGYTVEQVRVFDSFPLTHHVESVAVLTR, encoded by the coding sequence GTGAGCGCCCCAGTCGACGCCGCCGAGCACGACCTGACATTGACCACCGGGCCCGCGGCCAACGGCGGCAGCTGTGTGGCCCGCCACGACGGCCGGGTGGTGTTCGTCCGGTGTGCGCTGCCGGGGGAGACCGTGCGGGCCCGTGTCGTCGCCGATCACGGAAAGTACTGGCACGCATACGTCGTGGAGGTGATCGAGCCGTCGGCCGATCGCGTGGATCCGCTGTGCCCGATCGCCGGCGTCGACGGCGCGGGCTGTTGCGATATGGCTTTCGCCACACCGGAGGCGCTGCGACGGCTGAAGGGCTTCGTGGTCGCCAACCAGCTGGCCCGCCTCGGTGGCTTCCGCTGGCTCGACGAGGACCGGGCCGTCGCCGAGCCGGTGGGTGTCTCGGGTGCCACGGGCTGGCGGACCAGGGTGCGGCTGCACACCGCGGCCGACGGCCGTCTGGGCTTTCACCGCTACCACAGTTCGGAAGTCATCACCGAACTCGGTTGTGCGCAGCTGCCGGCCGGCATGGTCGATGGGCTGAACGAACGGACCTGGCCCCCGGGCGCCCAGGTGCATGTCGCACTCGACGACGACGGCCGTCGCCACGTCGTGCAGACCGGACCCCGCACCGGGCGGCGGGCCGCGACGCAGGTGATCGAGGGCGACTACGAGGCCGTGCAGCGGATCGGGCAGCGCACCTGGCGGGTGCCGGTGACCGCGTTCTGGCAGGCCCATCGCGACGCGGCGCGGGTCTACACCGAGCTGGTGGCAGAACTCGCACAGTTGGACCGGGGGATGACGGCGTGGGACTTGTACGGCGGCGCAGGAATTTTCGCGGCCGTGCTCGCCGAGGCCGTCGGAGACGGCGGCAGGGTCGTGACGGTCGACACGTCGCGGGGGTCGTCGCGCGCGGCGCGTGCAGCGCTGGCCGATCTGGGCTGGGTGTCGGTGGTCACCGACTCGGTACGCCGCGCGCTGATGGCCCAACGGCAGCGTGCAGACGTCGCGGTGCTCGACCCACCGCGGTCGGGCGCGGGCCGCGAGGTTATCGCGTTGTTGGCCGAGGCGGGCGTGCCCCGGGTGATCCACATCGGGTGTGAGGCGGCCGCGTTCGCGCGCGACGTCGGGCTCTATCGGAGCCACGGGTACACGGTGGAGCAGGTGCGGGTGTTCGACTCGTTTCCGCTGACGCACCACGTCGAAAGCGTCGCGGTGCTGACCCGCTGA